A region from the Pelobates fuscus isolate aPelFus1 chromosome 1, aPelFus1.pri, whole genome shotgun sequence genome encodes:
- the TRIP13 gene encoding pachytene checkpoint protein 2 homolog: MDEATIKLKQNVPYSYDFLQVHVEVLQKSNSSVKSEDVQSHVIELLNRQTIVFGDYTWTEFDDSFLTRNVISVAIVDTELKFKGRQPIDLRKCNLLVSVFHLSEHGPNAENLEEENDGLVAANNWHLPSADFHGLWESLIYDGDIKSNLLDYVTTTLLFSDKNVDSNLISWNRVVLLHGPPGTGKTSLCKALAQKLTIRLSHRYKYGQLIEINSHSLFSKWFSESGKLVTKMFQKIHELIFDQESLVFVLIDEVESLTAARKASQAGTEPSDAIRVVNAVLTQIDWIKRYTNVVILTTSNITEKIDVAFVDRADLKLYIGVPSSPAIFNIYMSCLEELMKCQIIYPRQQLLTLRDLEMIDYADNNVSKLSLLLNDISRKSEGLSGRVLRKLPFLAHALYIQSPTVTIEKFLEALSLTVSKQFEERRKLSEHS; encoded by the coding sequence ATGGATGAAGCCACTATTAAACTCAAACAGAATGTTCCTTATTCTTACGATTTTCTTCAAGTTCATGTTGAAGTGCTTCAAAAatcaaacagttctgtaaagagtgaGGATGTACAAAGTCATGTCATAGAATTGTTAAACAGACAAACCATTGTTTTTGGTGATTATACCTGGACAGAATTTGATGACTCCTTTTTAACAAGAAATGTAATTTCTGTGGCTATTGTTGATACAGAGTTGAAATTTAAAGGCCGACAGCCCATTGATCTAAGAAAGTGCAATTTGCTTGTGAGTGTTTTTCATTTAAGCGAACATGGCCCAAATGCAGAAAATCTAGAAGAGGAAAATGACGGTCTTGTAGCTGCTAACAATTGGCACCTTCCTTCAGCGGATTTTCATGGTCTTTGGGAAAGTTTAATATACGATGGTGACATCAAATCCAATCTTTTAGACTATGTTACAACAACACTGCTGTTTTCCGACAAAAATGTTGATAGCAATTTGATTTCCTGGAACAGAGTTGTACTCTTGCATGGTCCTCCTGGAACTGGTAAAACTTCATTGTGTAAAGCACTAGCACAGAAACTGACAATCAGACTATCACATAGGTACAAATATGGTCAACTGATTGAGATAAACAGCCACAGCCTTTTCTCCAAGTGGTTTTCTGAGAGTGGAAAGCTAGTAACAAAGATGTTCCAGAAGATTCATGAACTGATCTTTGACCAAGAATCTCTTGTGTTTGTGTTGATTGATGAGGTTGAAAGTCTTACTGCAGCAAGGAAGGCTTCTCAAGCAGGAACGGAACCATCTGATGCCATTCGAGTAGTAAATGCGGTGTTAACTCAAATAGATTGGATAAAAAGGTACACCAATGTAGTTATCTTGACAACGTCAAATATTACTGAAAAAATAGATGTGGCATTTGTGGATAGAGCTGATCTAAAGTTATACATTGGAGTACCTTCTTCTCCTGCTATATTTAACATTTACATGAGCTGTTTAGAAGAACTTATGAAGTGTCAGATAATATATCCAAGACAACAGCTACTAACTTTACGAGATCTAGAAATGATTGACTATGCTGACAATAATGTATCAAAACTAAGTCTTTTATTGAATGACATTTCCAGGAAAAGTGAGGGGCTCAGCGGAAGAGTTCTTAGAAAGCTACCTTTTCTGGCACATGCACTTTATATTCAATCTCCTACAGTTACCATTGAGAAGTTCCTCGAGGCTCTTTCCCTGACAGTGTCAAAACAGTTTGAAGAAAGAAGAAAGCTTTCTGAGCATTCCTAA